From one Lotus japonicus ecotype B-129 chromosome 3, LjGifu_v1.2 genomic stretch:
- the LOC130748683 gene encoding homeobox-leucine zipper protein HDG2-like, giving the protein MPAGIMIPAMNMPSMLGRNGDVGGSFGFSSSLSLSQPHLMEAHHQLHHHLDMAPQNTTSESDIAAAVRIRGEDEFDSATKSGSENQEGGASGGDQDPRPNKKKRYHRHTQHQIQEMESFFKECPHPDDKQRKELSRELGLEPLQVKFWFQNKRTQMKTQHERQENTQLRTDNDKLRADNMRLREALSNSSCPNCGGPTAIGEMSFDEHHLRLENARLREEIDRISAIAAKYVGKPVVSYPLLSPPSAPSCPLELGIGGFGGQPGVGGDMYGAGELLRSISGPTEADKPIIIELAVAAMEELIGMAQMGEPLWLTKLDGTTTVLNEDEYIRSFPRGIGPKPDGFKCEASRETSVVIMNHVNLVEILMDVNQWSTVFSGIVSRAMTLEVLSTGVAGNYNGALQVMTAELQVPSPLVPTRESYFVRYCKQHADGTWAVVDVSLDNLRPSPSARCRRRPSGCLIQEMPNGYSKVTWVEHVEVDERGVHNLYKQLVSSGHAFGAKRWISTLDRQCERLASAMATNIPTVDVGVITNQDGRKSMLKLAERMVISFCAGVSASTAHTWTTISGTGAETDDVRVMTRKSVDDPGRPPGIVLSAATSFWLPVPPKRVFEFLRDENSRSEWDILSNGGVVQEMAHIANGRDTGNCVSLLRVNSANSSQSNMLILQESCTDSTGSFVIYAPVDIVAMNVVLNGGDPDYVALLPSGFAVLPDGTTAHGGGIGETGHGGSLLTVAFQILVDSVPTAKLSLGSVATVNNLIACTVERIKAALSGEVA; this is encoded by the exons ATGCCCGCTGGTATTATGATACCTGCGATGAACATGCCCTCAATGCTTGGAAGAAACGGTGACGTTGGTGGCAGTTTTGGATTTTCTTCAAGTCTCTCTCTTTCCCAG CCGCACCTAATGGAAGCTCATCATCAGCTCCACCACCACCTTGACATGGCTCCTCAGAACACCACCTCCGAGAGCGACATCGCCGCCGCGGTGAGAATCCGTGGAGAAGACGAGTTCGACAGTGCCACCAAGTCCGGCAGCGAAAACCAAGAAGGTGGCGCCTCTGGAGGAGACCAGGACCCTCGTCCTAACAAGAAAAAGCGCTACCACCGCCACACTCAGCACCAGATCCAGGAAATGGAATC TTTTTTCAAGGAGTGCCCACACCCTGATGACAAGCAGAGGAAGGAGTTGAGCAGGGAGTTAGGGTTAGAGCCATTGCAGGTCAAGTTTTGGTTCCAGAACAAGCGCACTCAGATGAAG ACACAGCATGAGAGGCAAGAGAACACGCAGCTTAGGACTGACAATGACAAGCTTCGTGCGGATAACATGAGGTTGAGGGAAGCTCTTAGCAATTCTTCGTGTCCTAATTGTGGTGGACCAACCGCTATTGGAGAAATGTCATTTGATGAACATCACTTGAGGCTTGAAAATGCCAGGCTAAGAGAAGAG ATTGATAGGATTTCAGCCATTGCTGCAAAGTATGTGGGGAAGCCGGTGGTGAGCTACCCACTCCTTTCTCCGCCATCTGCTCCTTCGTGTCCTCTAGAACTCGGAATAGGCGGCTTTGGAGGCCAACCAGGCGTTGGTGGTGACATGTATGGAGCCGGAGAGCTTCTCAGGTCAATCAGTGGACCTACTGAAGCTGACAAACCAATTATAATAGAGCTCGCTGTCGCAGCCATGGAGGAGCTCATTGGAATGGCACAAATGGGTGAGCCTCTTTGGCTGACCAAGCTGGATGGCACCACAACCGTGCTCAATGAGGATGAATACATCAGGTCCTTTCCCCGAGGAATTGGTCCTAAGCCAGATGGGTTCAAGTGTGAGGCTTCACGAGAAACTTCTGTTGTCATCATGAACCATGTTAACCTGGTTGAGATTCTGATGGATGTG AACCAATGGTCCACAGTGTTCTCTGGTATCGTCTCAAGGGCAATGACTCTAGAAGTGCTATCAACTGGGGTAGCGGGAAACTACAATGGTGCCTTGCAAGTG ATGACAGCTGAACTGCAAGTGCCTTCACCTCTTGTGCCAACTAGGGAGAGTTATTTTGTGAGGTATTGTAAGCAGCATGCTGATGGGACTTGGGCAGTGGTGGATGTGTCCTTGGATAATTTGCGCCCTAGTCCTTCTGCTAGATGTAGAAGAAGGCCTTCTGGTTGCTTAATCCAAGAAATGCCCAATGGCTACTCAAAG GTCACCTGGGTTGAGCATGTAGAAGTGGATGAAAGAGGTGTTCACAATCTATACAAGCAGCTTGTTAGCTCTGGACATGCATTTGGTGCAAAACGTTGGATTTCAACCTTAGATCGACAATGTGAAAGGCTTGCTAGTGCCATGGCAACTAACATTCCCACAGTTGATGTTGGCG TGATAACAAACCAAGATGGGAGAAAGAGCATGTTGAAACTGGCTGAGAGGATGGTTATAAGCTTTTGTGCTGGAGTCAGTGCTTCCACTGCTCACACATGGACAACAATCTCCGGGACTGGAGCTGAAACTGATGATGTTCGGGTCATGACCCGAAAGAGTGTGGATGACCCAGGTAGGCCTCCGGGTATCGTCCTTAGTGCTGCAACTTCTTTTTGGCTTCCAGTGCCACCTAAGAGGGTCTTTGAATTTCTCCGCGATGAGAACTCTAGAAGTGAG TGGGATATCCTTTCCAATGGTGGAGTAGTTCAAGAAATGGCACACATTGCTAACGGACGAGATACTGGAAATTGTGTCTCTCTACTTCGAGTGAAT AGTGCTAATTCTAGCCAAAGTAACATGTTAATACTGCAAGAGAGTTGCACGGACTCTACGGGCTCATTCGTGATCTATGCTCCTGTGGACATTGTTGCTATGAATGTGGTTCTAAATGGAGGGGACCCGGACTATGTAGCCCTTCTACCTTCAGGGTTTGCTGTGCTCCCAGATGGGACCACAGCACATGGAGGTGGCATTGGCGAAACTGGCCATGGTGGTTCGCTTTTAACTGTTGCGTTTCAGATTTTGGTGGATTCAGTTCCGACGGCAAAGCTTTCTCTTGGATCTGTTGCGACGGTTAATAATCTCATTGCTTGCACTGTTGAGAGGATTAAGGCTGCCTTGTCTGGTGAAGTTGCATGA